In Dehalococcoidia bacterium, the genomic stretch TCTGGGGCAACGGGCCCTCGCTCGCATCGACGAGGAGCAATACGCCATCGACCATCTTCAGCGTGCGCTCGACCTCGCCGCCGAAGTCGGCGTGCCCGGGCGTATCGACGATATTGATCTTGTAGTTGCCGAAGCGAACGGCGGTGTTCTTGGCGAGGATCGTGATGCCCTTCTCGCGCTCGAGATCGTTCGAGTCCATGACGCGATCGACGACCTCCTGGTTCTCGCGAAAGACGCCGCTCTGCCAGAGCATGGCATCGACCAGGGTGGTCTTGCCGTGGTCGACGTGGGCGATGATGGCGATGTTGCGCAGGTCGTCGCGCACGGCCGTAGCGGCGCCTTCGGCCGCGCCGATGTGGGTCTCTTGCACGGTTGCTCCTCTGGGGGCTGAATCTGTGTAGCTCCTACAGGGTAGCGCATTCGATCCGCCGCCGCGTCGGCATGGAATCGACATACAGCGCACCGACGATGCGCCCGGAACGGCACGGCCGCATCGTTAGACTCGAACCATGACGTGGGAAGACCTGCATCCGGCGATGTTCAAGGGCTCGACGCCGCGCGTGTTCGCCACGAACCCCGACGACGCGGAGTCGGGCCGCGTCTTCGTATGGGCGCAGGCGCGCTGGTTTGAACGCGTCGAATCGGCGACGGGAAACGGCGCCGTCGAGTTTTCGCCGGTCGCCGACGCGGAGGACGAACTGCGCGAGTGGCTGCGCGAGCAGGGGTTGGAGATGGACGAGCTGGACGAAGAGTTCGCCGGCACGGTGAAGGACGAGTTCACGAACCAGATATCGCTCTACCCCGAAGCCGAAGAAGAGTCGCTATCGGACAGGGAGCCCTGACGATGAGTTGCGAACCGCACTGGCGCGCGTATCTCGCCGCCGAAGCCAAACACGAGGCCGCGAGCCAGGCGCTGCACAAGCAGTCCGGCATCTGGGGCTCCATACAGGAAGACCTGGTGCCGGCGTTCGAAGACCAGGACTTTGGCGACCGCGCTGCTCTCTACGAGGCCGCCGCCGCCGCGCAAACCGACGCCGTCGAGAAGTTCGCCCGCTTCTACGAGCACAGCCGTCAGCACAAGGGGACGGTGCAGCATCCCGGGCACGACGTCGCGGTGAGCTAAGCGAACGTCACATCGCCTGCCCGCGTCGCAACGCGTTCCGTCGCATGCACTCCGACCGCCGCCGATTACACTGCGGCGCGAAGGAGCGCGCGTGTCCATACCGATCGACGCGCTTCGCCGGCTGAAAGCCTGGCCCGCTGGATTCTCGGCGCCTGGCGGGTTGCGAGCACCCAGCCGCGGGTGCAAGCTGTCCTCAGCATCAGCGAGGAGCGTGCAGCCATGACGACGCCAGCGACCAGCGACCAGATCATCGAGCGAAACGGAGTGCTCGTCGGGCCTTACCGGGCCCCGCGCAACCTGGCGGCGAACGAGCGGGGCAGCATCCACGACGACAGCGTCGCCACGAAGCTGGGCTTCCGGGGCGGCACGGTCGCCGGTTCGATCCACATGGAGCAGTTCCCGCCGCTCCTCGTGCGCGCGTTCGGCGAACGATGGTTCGAGACCGGCGGACTCTCGTGCTACTTTCGAAACGCCACCATGCACGAGGAGCGGGTGCGACCGCTCGCGCAGACGCCGTCCGGCGCCTCGCACGATCAGGTCAACATCTGGATGGAGCGCAACGACGGCATGCAGGTGCTGGAAGGCACCGCGAGCGTCGGGGCGCCTGCGGAGCCGTCGATGCTGCGGCGTAAGCTTGCGGAGCCGCGCGAAGCAGGCGAATTGCGCATCCTCGCGCATCTCGCGGCCGGGCAGACGCTCGACACGAAGCCGTCACGTCTCGAGTTCGATGCGCTGACGGACCGCCGCATCGACGCCGTCACCGAACCGATGCCGTGGTACCGCGATTCGTCGCCGTGGGGCGGTGCGATCGTCAATCCCGGGCTGCTCGTACACATGATGGTGCAGGTGGAGCCGGGCGTGCGCGAACATCAACGCGTCGTCGGCCTGTACGGCGCCATCGAGACACGGCATATCAACGGGCCGATCTTCATGGAGCGCGACTACGAGGTCTCCGGCAAGGTGCTTGCGCTCGGCACGACGCCAAAGACGGAGTACGTCTGGTTCGAGACGCTGATGCGCGAGCCTGGCGGCCGCGACGTCGCGTCGATGCTGATGATGCTGCGGTTCATGAAGGCGTCATCGCCGTTGTGGGCGCCCGGCTAAAGGCGCTGGTCCACGAGCCCGACGTCAGTACGCCACCGTCCCGTCTCCGCGAGCCAGAGCGCACCGGCTGATACGACCGAAAGCAGCGCGAGTTGCGCGAACAAGGCCAGCGTCACCGGTTCGAACAGGTTGGAGTCGCCCTGGCCGGAGCCCTTCAGCATGGCGAGGGTGAGCGCGCCGCGCGGCAATCCTGTCAGGATCCCGACGTAGACGCGCCCAGAAAAAAGACCGCGATAAAGAACGCCAGCATGATTGCCACGAGTATGGCCGTACGACGACGGACGGGTCGCCTACGCCCCCAGAGCCTTCTCCGTGATCAGCACGAAACATCCGAGACACGAACGCCAGGCCCAGCCATCCCGCTACGGGCACGAACTCGAGCGCGATGTGGGTGCCAAGAAAGCGGCGTTGGTGACAGGGTGGTGGCGTCGTCATGCCACGAGTATCGACCCGACGCTCCCCGCTGCCATGGTGCAGTCAGGCAATACCGGCGTGACGAACGGACTACTGAGGCGGCGGGACAAGGTTGGTCGGGGAGACAGGATTCGAACCTGCGACCTCCTGGTCCCAAACCAGGCGCGCTACCGGGCTGCGCCACTCCCCGACGCTCTGCGTCTCGCACTGAGGGTACAACACCCGGCGCTCACGGCAGCGCCACGCCCGCCCTCCGTGACGCGACGGTCAGCGCCACCCGCGCCGCCTTCATCATGCCGCGGATCATCGCCTCGCCGCCGAACCCCATGTTCCATTCTTCGCCGTGCAGCTCGTCTGAGACGGCGACGATCGCCGCGCAGCGCACGCCGCGGATCGCCGCGACGGTGAACAGCGCCGACAGCTCCATGTCGACGGTGATCACGCCGGCGGCGCGGTACAGCTCGATCTTCTGCTTGTGCTCCATGTAGATCGCGTCGGTGGTCCAGTTGATTCCGCGCTGCACATCGATGCCGCGCGCGGCGGCTTCCTGCGCGAGTTCCGACGCCAGGTCTTCGTCCGGAACGGCGGGCGTGTCGGCGGGCGCGTAGTGGTGCGATGTGCCCTCTTCGCGGATGGCAGACGCCGGGACAACGACCGTGCCGACCGGCGCTGTCGCCTGCAGGCTGCCCGCCGCGCCGGTCGTGATCAGCGTGCGCATACCACAGACGTACATCTCTTCGAGCATCGCGACGCTCACGGGCGCGCCGATCGGGAACGTGAC encodes the following:
- a CDS encoding nucleoside phosphorylase; this translates as MTGFYLEGEPYVDPARLVGHYCSSQGVTKDDLGIKPVVLGTFSSRLTRYLAEVAGATRLDRWSDWKDDAFALGDALSIVTFPIGAPVSVAMLEEMYVCGMRTLITTGAAGSLQATAPVGTVVVPASAIREEGTSHHYAPADTPAVPDEDLASELAQEAAARGIDVQRGINWTTDAIYMEHKQKIELYRAAGVITVDMELSALFTVAAIRGVRCAAIVAVSDELHGEEWNMGFGGEAMIRGMMKAARVALTVASRRAGVALP